The Solanum pennellii chromosome 7, SPENNV200 DNA segment TGTAAAGCCTAAAATTCCTTCTGAAACAGGAAGAGAGCTTCAAAAATGGAAACTctcattttgtttatttatttacttttcattATGCAAACCCGCATATCACTAGAAAGAAGTGGATCTTCAAAGGGACTTAAAGCTTTCATCTCAATCTATATTTAGTAGCCAGCAATCTACATTTGTGATCTTGTATATCCTCTACTTTGGTCTTTTAAATACTCAGATGAACAGTGTATTCTTCATATTTCATTATAACTCAACCATCTCAAGATTCCCCACCACAAGAGAGAGACTACTTGATAATGCAGAAGGAGGTGGTAACCAATTCTTACAAATGAACACCAACCGATACTGTAATCATCCTCCGCTTTCACAAGTTTTTAGCTGTCAGGATCACTCTCCTTACTCGCAAACAAATGAAGAAACATACCTTTCTCAACGCACGCCCTAGGGATCCAAATGGATAGATGTGGTGAGACCAATTCCTCCCGGATCAAAAGCTTATCATGATGTGACTTAAACCGAAAACAACCTATCACTTCCCACCCTTCCCCCAACTTCAAAAAATCCTGGTTCTCATGCgaaaattttattgattcaGCAGTTCAATGTCATCCTCATTAGACAAAATAATATAGATGCTTGAAAACATGAGTCTAAATGCATTTTCCCAGCATCACATATCAAAGTAACCTTCTTCCCTTCATTGACCTTGAAAGTGATGTCACCACTACAACCTTACTACCGCTTCAAAATGTTCCTCTACAGGCCACACCCAAGGGGAGTCTGATATTTCTAGTCCCTTAGCGCTCACCCCTCCACAACCCCACCTTTTTCCGCTATAACCAATGGATGTCCTCCTCAATCCTGAATCTCCCTTTAATCAATATCAAGAATGTTCATGAAATGAGATCTATCATCATCCATCCATCATAAGCAAGCAAAACCTAGATCTCCAGCACATTAATGTATTTCTCAACTATACACTAGTTGAAAGAGCTAGTTATTAGTGTATCCTAGTTCTAGTTGAGTATCTAGTTGTATCTCCTATTCGTGTATGGTTCGGACTCGTATTTTGTAATCATAGTTCCTTTAGATGTATCGCAACCAACTGAGTATATATCTCATACATGAATACAATGAGATTTGAGTGTTTTCATCATTATTTAATTCCTCGCTATCATAAACGTTAATATGGTACTCTGGGAAACCTCCACGTCAGTGATGCCATCTTCTTTGTCGTCTTCCAATCTGCTTTCTCACACACAGCACTTCATCTCTCTTAAGCTCACGTCGAGCAACTTTCTCTTATGGAGAACTCAACTACTACAATACCTCAAAGGCCAAAATCTTTTTGAATTTATCACAAGTGCAAGACCATGCATGTTTGTTGATCCAACCCACAGGATCCATTGAAGTTCAACCCAACCCTCTCTAAGTGCAATGGGTTCAACAAGATCAGCTAAATATGAGTGTTGATCTCGTCACTATCAGAGGAGACTCTACCTATTATGACCGGTCTCAACACGTCTAAGGAAATTTGGGACATATTAGAACTTGCTATATGATCGACCTCGAACAGTAGAACCTTGAAACTCCGAGAGCTCACTTTACTAAGCTTCTACAAAACTTGGTGCCTCTCAAGGTTAGGGTAAGATCTGTGTACAATCTACCCTCTCCAAACCCCAcatgtgggattacactgggttttttgttgttgttgtcgtcgtcTCGGATTGCCTCCTTCTAAAACGGATGTTTCCCTATTCGTCTGCAACTCATGTGGTATTATTGCTTATGTTTTTCTATATATTGACGATATTATTTTGACAGGAACAATGACAAGTTCATCGCTACCTCTATTGCTCAACTGGGCAGCACCTTCTCTATTAGAATATGGGTGATCTAATTTTCTTCCGCAGCATTCAAGTGAAATGATCGTCTTCCAGACTGGAGCTCTATTAAACCCAGTATGTGCACAATCTTTTGGACAAAGAAGGCATGTGCAGTGGCAAACCTCTTCTCACTCCAATGGTGACTAGTGTTAACTATACCCAAAAGGATCCAACTTTCCATGATCCTACTCTATACAAGCATATTATTGGCGCCCTTCAGTATTTTCACTTTGACGAGGCTGTACATCGCATTTTCGGTTAACAAGTATGCCGGGTCATGCATTCTTCAACTATAAATCATTAGTGTGACGTGAAACACCTATTGATATATTTCCAGCACACCAAGACATGATCGTTCATCATCTTTGTTTCTGTGTATCTTCACCGACAGGCCTTCACCGATGCGTACTAGGCTGGCAGCATAGATGATCGTCAGTCCACATGTGATTTTGCAATTTTCTTAGGTGACAATTTCATTTCTTGGACCTTCAAAAAGCAGAGGACTGTAGTTTGTTCCTCGACAGAGTCAAAATATAAGGCATTGGCGGATGCGGCAACGAAATTTGACTTACATTCAATCTCTTCTATTTGAACTCGGAGTTCATCCTCCTAATGCCCCAACTCTCTAGTGTGATAATATTGGTGCAACTTATTTATCTCATAATCTGATTTTTCATGTTCGGAGAAAACATGTGGAAatagattattattttcttcaagATAAGGTTGCTATAAAGGATCTTCAACTCTGCTTCATTTCTACCAAAGATCAACTGACGGATGTCCTCACCAAGCCTTTACCTTCGGCTAGGTTTTAGTTCCTTCAGAGCCACCTTAAGTTTGCAAGGGAAGTATTAGTGTATTCTAGTTGTTGTCGGTCACTATCTAGTTTGTATCTCCTATTAGTGTATGGTCAGgacttgtatttttttatctGAATTCCCCTAGATGTACGGTAACCAATAGTATATATTTCTCATATATGAATACACTGATTCCACCATTATCTAATTCCCCACAATCATTAATGCTAATACTAGCGACACTAGATAACTGTTGAGTACATTTCTCTTAGATACAAAAGAAGACATGCCATACAAGGCCTCCAAAATCCAATTACTTAATACTTCACAGTAGACAAAGTGACAAAATATACCTTCCTCCCTTCACTCAGCCTTTGCCTAACTACCTGTGCAAGTGTTGGCTGCAAAAATCACAAGAAAATGTTAATTATACACTGATAACATTTCGTTTATTCTGCTCATAGTGGAGAAGGATTGCTATCTACCTTTACTGGCTGAAAGAACTCATCAATAACATTTTGAGCATTTGAATCCTCCGAAGAAGAGATAACTCCTGAAGTTTCCACATTTGCACTTGAATGAGTGCTTACACCAGAACTACTAGGCGTCGCACCTTGTCGCTTAGGAATTCTCCTTTGTGGTCCACTAGGTGATCTCCACACTCTCCAGGTAAAAACTATAGCAACTGCAAGACCTGCTATGGCCCCCACAGATCTTGAATCCTGCATTCAGCAGATAGCTGTTACcatcatattatataaaaaaagcaGAACATTTTGATAGATCCTCCTGGGATGAAGCAAATTGAAGGTTATACCACAACTTATATCAGAAAAGGTCTTTATTTGTAAGGTTCCGGACAAAACAGTTTATTGGATTGTGGAGAACACAAATTGCTAAGTTAACAGACACTGCTTTCCCCAACTCTGCAAGTGGTTTGAATGATTTGACCACtcaaactttaaaagtgttgctttaTAGCATCCTATATTACATGCACTGCTCCCAAATGCTGCTAGATGTATGGATGATTTGCAGAGCCACACTTTTAGAAGTGTATCTTTCGAGCAATCCTAGACCAAGGTAGTTATTACAGTGTTATGTTCTATCTGATTAGAGGTTAACTCTTCATACTAGTTGATTGGAGACTTGATTAGTTTTTTTCCTTCAATATctatcatttttcattcatttctgATGATGTTTAATCTGAAAATTGCAAAAGAGTTCACTTGACAGGAAAGCACAACCCAGAAAAAAGGGACATTGGGACggtttagaaaaaaaatcaggAAAAGTAAACAGGGAGCCGTCCAAATTGGCCTAAACCAAATCTCAAACAATCGACTGAAGTTGTGTACTTTAATTGAAAATGGAAAGTCAAAATTAACCAAGCAAACTAGACATTTCTCCTTGAGAAACATCATCCTGTGGGTGACCTTCAGGCTTCGGGATATGGTAATTAATAGATAACGGTAACTACAAAATTCTATTGCAATTTGCTATTGACAAACAAAGCTATATTAAGTATCAATATCATAGTCAAGAAATAGTTGGAAATCGTAACTTCACCCAATCTCTTAACCTGTGAGACTCAACTCTAAACCAGCAATGTTATGAGATAAGCCCGTGTTTCTCAACTTCTAATTTTACAACTGAGAAATTCCGGCACATGGTTTGAAACCTGTGTTTCCAAACTTCTTCCCTCACTTCTTTTCTCCTCCACCCTCAGCTTCTCTTACAACCATTTCTCGGCAGCTTAAACTGCTTACACTAGCTACAAGAATCTCAGTCTACACTTCCAAATCAGCATAGGGGTCACTGTGATAGCCTAATAAACTTACCTGGATTAGAGTAGAGGAGAGGTTATGTGTAGGCTGTAGTGAGGACAAAAAGAGAACAGATTTGGCATTTGAAAGGACCGCTTAAACATGTGAACATGTGAAGATGACCAAGAAACAGTTATGTGAGGACAAAGCAAACAAGAGAACAAGAACTGGAGGATGAAAGACAATAGAGAGACCAATAGTGGCAGAGAAGAAGCACAGACTAAAGAAAATCAAATGCCTATCAAATAATGAAATGCATTTTATCTTCAACATGAAAAAGTTGTGAGAAGTTTTATTAGAACTACAACCAGAAATAACAACTTGGCAGAAACTTGAGGACTAAGTTTAACCAAGATTTCAACAAAACTCTATCCGCAAACACCATAATTTTGAAGAGACATGAGATTGATTGCAATATATAACtgttaatatcaatattatGACATTTGAGCTATGATTGTTATAGATATTTGATCAGAATCATCTCTACATCATTACATAATTAAACCCTTGATAATCTCCGTGTCTCTCAACTCATATAATAAGCCAGACATTCATGATACCGGTCATAAATGCTACTATTCTAAAATATATTCAGTGACCTAGCTAGCACATTCCAGAGAGAATTTTCAAGTTTATAGAACATTAAGATAAGTAACTGAATTCCAAGTATTCGAACCTTACTTTTTATCTAGTGGAAATGTTTCTCCTAAAATTgaaaacaacatcaatagatcttattcttattttaacaTGATTAAAGCTGCCTAAGTACAGTATGCATCTAGTAACAAGTTGTATATCCCAGTATAATTAGCAAAAGGAGCTAATTTCAATTATAACATCTAGCGTCAACTTATAGTTCCCCTTACAAGAAATTGTGCTTAGCAAAGCCCTTGCTTGTAATCATGTGAGCTAATTTAGGAATTCCCAGCACGAATTTCAATCTCTTATTACAACTCAAActtcaactcatttttttcCAGTAAACAtgatttatcaattaaaattgtTCAGTGCTTAATTCACAATTAAGAGATATTTAAACTGGAGATAgggaaagagaaagagaaataaCCAGTGTGTGGAAGATATTAGAAATCTTCACGGTCAAAAAAGCGCCGAATCGCTTGATGAGCTGAAGGAAATCGTCCTTGGAGGAATCACCCATGTTACTTGTGGTAATTATATAACAAATTCAGCAAATTTGGCTCCTCCACCTCCTCCTAGTTGTCGTCGTCAGTTGAGTTTCCGGTGACCGATGAATCGAGCTTTCAGCTTTTCCGGCGGTCTCCACCGTGACTTTGTAGTCCAAGTTTTTGATggaaataaatatgaaattgacAAATAGGGACAGCGAAACGCAGCCTTCGAGGAGAAGGTGATATTTGCATTTAGCATATtctcattttaactttttatttgtttattttcctttggaataaatgaaaacaaataaattgtctttcttttcttttttttgggaaaatggaTCAATTTTGCTCAACCACTACTAtcataaattgaataatttcacttttctttgaatatttttgacaaatatgAGTGCTCACATTATTAGGGGAAAATTTTTTTACTCATAATCTTCAATTTGAAGACTATTTAATTAAATGCAAATTGCCATAATtaggattatatatatatatatataaagtctATCATTgcacataaattttattaatggtAAAGGTACATATCAAATAATTCGCTAATAACGTAACATGaacttaaattaataaaaaaagataatatatgaTCAACATTACCATTTGCAAATACTATAAAAACTTTTATCAAAGACTTAAAAAAATTACCaattaaatagtaataaaaagCATTAGCACGGGAGCCAGCCCTCTAACAAAACAttactatatatatgttttgttactgtatatatggttaaaattattttttatatatatatagaaatatcaaACCCCTTGCAATTagtatgtatatttaatttttcagattttgaactccttattataaattttagctCTGTCATTGAGCATGAGTatgattttttcttctctctttgtaAACCTGTATGTCCAATTACATGGATCACTCAATTGTGTTATGGTACAAATAGTTTTGTCCTAATAATGCACAAAAACTCAAATTCTTTCAGGCAAGTGAGCATCGCAAAATGACAACCACAATCAAGATCAGCTCTACGAATATAGAAAGAGTAACATAGAGACAagtatttttacattttattgaATAATCTCATTAGAATTTATAGTTGTCACTGACTCATAAATTTAATCTAACAATTGTGACGGTGAAGAAGTATGATCAATGTCTTCTACTGAAATTTCAGTGGCATCATCTACAGTACTAGTAGTACTGCTATTAATAGCTGACTTTTCAATCTTGAGGGTTGGTCCATTGCTCAACATTTCCCTCTCCAAATACTGGCAATAACTTTCGAAAACTCGTGCACTCATATTTACTCCAAAATCTAACAAGAAAAGTAGCTCCAACTCCAACTTGTTTAATTCCGCATTGCTTACTCCTCCAACTCGGGCATAGAATGCATTGTTATAGTGTCTGAAATACATGTTAACAACAAAAAGAATCAGGGTACAAAGTGACTCTATATTTCTTCACTTTTCATACTGAAAAGGCGAAACAAAAGAAGAGGAATCAGATGATTGCTGTGAAATAACTATTCCTCACAATTGCCTCAAGGGTAGTATTATTTTACGCTTAGATGATAAATCGTATAATTTTACAATTTCATCGACCCGAACCAAAAGTTTGAAGTCTATTTCTTTATTACTAAGTTATTTCAATAAATAGGTAGTTTTGCACTTATAAGTTAACCTTGTGTAGTTCTAAAAAGGGATATCAAGCCCTTTAGTCACTCCAGATTCCCCTCCCCcaaatacacacacacacccaCACCCAAACACACACACTATACAAGATGTtgcataaatatatatgttatattcCAGCACTTCTTAAAATGACATTAAATCtatgattaaaataaagtaataagaATATAAAAGCAATTAATGATTGAAAATTAGGTAATGAATTTGATCTTTTGAAAGTTAcaataaaattgtaaaaaataaaaaattctatataTGAATTCacactaaatattaattaacttgattatcatacttcaaattaaattaaataaattcaaacagATTTAAGTAATATTAATCGAACATGTGTAGAGAGAGCAAAGAAGTACTTACGCATCATCGAGCATTTTGGAAGCAACCATAACACTAGTAACAAGCAGCCTATGCACATTCAAAGAAACCAACAGAGAATCTGGATACTTATGCCCCAATCTATCAATATACACATATCCCACCACAAAACAAGACGGGCTACAGTTCGTATACTTATATAACCTCTCCAAATACTTTGG contains these protein-coding regions:
- the LOC107026447 gene encoding peroxisome biogenesis protein 22 isoform X2; its protein translation is MGDSSKDDFLQLIKRFGAFLTVKISNIFHTLDSRSVGAIAGLAVAIVFTWRVWRSPSGPQRRIPKRQGATPSSSGVSTHSSANVETSGVISSSEDSNAQNVIDEFFQPVKPTLAQVVRQRLSEGRKVTCRLLGVILEETSPEELQKKVLLALENAGVFTSGGLVKDKVLFCSTEIGRTSFVRQLEPDWHIDTNPEITFQLARFIKYQLHVSPTKPERTAINVFNSTTLEQFFGNV
- the LOC107024013 gene encoding cyclin-U1-1, with translation MLHEGGSDEFHRRPDPSAVDVAIPRVLTILSYVLEKLVARNDQLLLLGRQVGHDNELMSNGAGGPRRVLGKNFNAFHGVRAPNISIPKYLERLYKYTNCSPSCFVVGYVYIDRLGHKYPDSLLVSLNVHRLLVTSVMVASKMLDDAHYNNAFYARVGGVSNAELNKLELELLFLLDFGVNMSARVFESYCQYLEREMLSNGPTLKIEKSAINSSTTSTVDDATEISVEDIDHTSSPSQLLD